AAAACCATTAGCAGCTGCAGACACACGTGCTTTTCTAGTTAGCTAGCCATTTTATGCAACTACTCGGCCATGCACCAAGAACGGCCATGCACACGGCGTAGAAGACACATATTCTAACTGGCTATCCGGACGGCAACAACGTCTTCAAAACGATTTTGTGGTTGGCTGTAATTTGGAGCAACAAACGGAAGCGAGCTAACTAAATCACCAAGCAGAAGATCCTGAGAAAACGGTCGTGGACATGAGGCGTGTTGAGAAGAAGGTATAAGCGAGGGACTCTCTTTTCTCAGCGAGCTCAGTTTAAAAAAAAGAGGTATGTTGTTCTTTTTTTGATGCAGAGAAAATACTGTGGTTTGCCAAAAACTGCAATATTAAAATTACAATTTTTAGAGACAACCAAACAACCCTTTGTAATAAAAACTACATTATTATAAAAAACTGCAGTATTATGGGAATACATAGAAAATACTTTGTTACCAAACGGGGCCTAATCTTCTCCCACCCTTCCTCCTGTTCCACCTTCATGTACTTGTACAAATTATATAAATTTTATGATTTCAAAAGAATATTTTGATTATATTTCTTATTTAAAAGTAATTAAAGATGTACATGGTGGTTAATTCAACCTTAATTTTTTACCGCAACAAGGATAAAACTTGAAACTAACATAGACTTAATTAACTAAACTGTCCCTTGTCCCCATTTCTTAAACTCCTCACACGCTACTTGCTCCATTCTCCCCGTGGCCATGCAACCATGCCTACCTGTGACCATGAAAATCAATCAATCATTAAAATTCATGATCTGACTATACAATTCACAAGATAAATGAAATCCATGTCAACTAAAATATAATTAAAAACACGTCGTTTGTGCTCTGTAGCAGGGATACATTATCATACGAGCCAGGTTAGAGTACTCGTACCATGAATAAAGAAGGCACACAACATCTGGCATTATCACAAAATCATACTTGCACACATTACCACCAGTAGCAAGATAAACGAGGTGGATATCAGCTTTTAAAGCATGATTAGGAATCAAGGCAAACTCTATTTTCAGGGTTAGAAAGAAAAAGACCAAGTGCAAGAATTGGAACAGATAAGAAGCTTACCAGGGCATGATGCCATTGGGTTGGATGTCATGCACGGGCCAATAGAGCTCCCTCCCTATCTCTTACGAAGCTCTCCCTACGACCCACTTCAGAGCAGCCGGTCGTGCTCTTTTCCAACCCAACTTCTGCATCGCCGCAGATCAGCCAAAGGAGCTGCTGCCGGCAGCCAAGCTCACCTTCCGCACTGCTACAGATCAGCTAGCATGTGGAGTGTACATGATCTGAGAGAGACTCAGTCGAGCAAcataaatgaaaaaggaaaagtaCCAACGTTTTGAGAAAATGAATTCAGTTAGTCATACAAGAATATGTTCAGAAGATAAAAATCATTTAGACACACCTCACGCAAATTCTCTCAAAGAAATTCTTCATGACATCTTTTGGAACCTACCTTCAGAAAAACAAAGTAAGAGAGCAGACATATGCAGCACAATTACCATCTAGGAACTTGTGGTGTAAAACCATCAAAGTACAAAAAAGATATATGAATATAGTGTTTCCTTATTTAATTTTATTCCAGATTACAGTTGAAATGTTTATAAAGTACATATTCTTGGGTAGCATTTCTTTCTCATCTTGTCTGCACAATAAACATATTAAGGCTTAATATTATTACTGAGCTAAGAGATCGATCAACAAGTCATATGCTCTAATTTAGAAAAGAACTATGTGCATTTACTTACTGGAGGAAGAAACCAAGGTCAAAAGGCAAAATGGCAGTCTTCATATCGTGCGTCAAGCATAACTACATTGCCTTATGAACTGAAGTAAAAATTAGAATTATCAAGCAACAGTACTAACAACCAACAGTGACGAGACTTGCTCTTGCACAAATGTTTATCCCAACAAAGGATCGCGAACTCGCTAGATACACTAGGCACTGTCTTAGGAACAACTTCAGAGTAGGTCGATTGAAACTTAGAAGAAACAGAGATACACATGTTAACTAATAGACTGGCATTTGTCACTTTGTGATTGAAATTAACTATGAATAAGGACTCTGGAAAATGAACATACAGTTGTGTGGAGGGCATAAAAAATATGGAGTAGAACTTGTATTACCCTAAGAACCAGCATTGGGGCAGAGAAATTAAACCTTAGATCCAGCAAGGAAGCTTTAGTATGTAGATCACATGATCGGAATATGCATTTGGCCTCCTCCTGGGGCGTAGGATGTGCAACTTCAGCAAGTAATGTATTTCCAGGTACCTTCAAGTGGTGTTTAGCAGGcaaaaaaattcagagaatattAATTTTCAAAACCAGATAAACTCTGTAACAATCAGTCAAAGAACGGTGGTTTCCGCTAGTTCCAGAAAAGAAGAGGACAGGTTCCAGATGATTGGATATGTTGTGCTTGGTCAATATAATTTTAGTAAATATCACACCATATACCTTCAGAGTTCTGGTTGCCAAGCATCTTTAGATGCCCAACCTTCAGTCAAGATGGCAATGGCATCATCTTCTCTCACCTACAGGCTACAGTCCTCCTCTACTCTTGTTCCTCCTGGCCTACTCGTGCAGCGCATCACCCAGCGATCAACCCTCCTGTCCTGTAAAGTGGGTTGGCCCGGTGTTCCCATACTGACAATGCCCAAACATGACAAATTTTTGCATGATTTTCAGATTGCATCACTGGATAGGAAACAATGGTCCTGGAAATTAATCAAAGCACCAAAGTCTCACCATTAATCTATGGACGACGTCGTTCTCCCAATCGGAATCCTCGTGGTCCCAAATGCTAAATGGTTCAAACTATGTAAGAGAACCGCACCAGTCAATCGAACATGAAACAATGGTGATATGAACCAAATACTGTGTGAACATTTTGTAAACCTTTGTAGTATTTATGAGTGAAACTGCCTTGAAATGCAACATATCAACACATTTATACCAGTTGTGCGATGTGCCCTGTTAGTTTGCCATTCCATAATCCATTGCCATCAAAGTAGCTGGCATAATGCCCTCAAAATCGTTCCCAGGGTGATCCATTAACCTAGAGACAGAACACCAATTTCAGTAAACAAATAAGCAAAACATAAGGTTGTAATGTAATGAAGATCTCAGCTGTacaataaaaaagagagaagctaTTGTATATAATTAGAAGCAGCAGTGCATGTCATGGTATATACTTatattatgtacatatttcgatATCAGAACACCCAAGTAGTCTGTTAACATATTCACAATGCTCCGTTAATGGTAAAACAGTGCTAGCGTAATGAGTGAAAGTTTATTTGTGCCTCTTTGTACCTCCAGCATCAAGGCCATTCTTCTCGTCTCAATATTCCCGAGCAGCAAAACAAATGAGTCGAAGCTTTGATAGATAGCATGCGTTGTTATACGCTCGGCAGAACAATCCAAACTACAGTCCAAAAATCATTAGCGGACGTGATAAATTATGACATTGGTTGGTGAGGAACTGCCCCTATCCAAATATCCTGGATCGATACAAATTAAAATTAGTCCAATGTATACAGATGAACATCATTCAGTATTCCTCAAACAACAACATCCATACAGCTGAAAATACAGTAAATATCAATACAGATTCAACAAACAAGGTTTCTAACAAACCAAAGTGAATTAACTGAGTATGTCTAGGTAATGAATGTATTCGGCAAGGTACTGCTCAAGTGCTCAATATGTCTTGGACCCAGATAAGTTCAAACGGAGTTAACCGTAGCCATCTCGATGTAATTACTGCTGTAATTAGTAGCAATGATGATTTATGCGAACGTACAGAGAATCTACCATGCTCACTACTTGGGTTCCGGAAAACAGAACAGTTCCATTTCATGATCCGGTACCTTCCCTTGCTATTCTCTCGCAAAATTCTCCCCGTGAATGAAGAAGAATACAGACGTGAACTGACCTTGTCGATGCGATCCCACCAGTGGAACTCGGGCTCGATCAAGCTGCGGCCGTAGTTGAGCATCACCGTCGGAGAGAAGAGCGCCCCGGCGAATACCTCGACGAACGCACGCTTCACGCCTAAGCTGCCCGCCTCATCACACCCGCCAGAGACCATCTCGCCGCCGACACCCGCCTCGTCGCCAacgcccctctcctcctcccgcccGGAGGGAAGCGCCGGGGGCATCTCATCGACGCCCCTCGCCCCGTCCGGCTCGCCGCTgactcccctctccccctcccactCGGAGGGAGGCACCAGGAGCATCTCATCGACGCCCCTCACCCCGTTGCGCTCGCAGCAGCCCCCCACCTCCTCCCATACCCAGTCTCAGCCCCAGGGCTCCACCCCGCCGCTATCGACGCGGCTGACCCCTACCTCCTCCCGCTCCCAGGGATCCGTCTCGCAGCGACGTATCCGAGACGCGGTGGAGGCGGTGCAGGCGGCGGCGTCCTGGTGATCcacgacggcggcgacggtcgccggcgtctccctggttcggcggcggcggctgcatcccgggagaggaggaggagtggcttggGATCTCGTCCGCGTCTTCCCTGCGAGGTCCGCGGCGACGATCTGGTGCGACTGCAGTCACATATCGTAGGTCGAGGGGATCGAGAGGGCAGTCTCGCTCGTTCGTGCGAGTTCTGGTTTTTTTTCGTAGGTTTTCTTCCAGGACGGGAGGTTAGGCGGGTGCGGTACTCGATCGCggttttttttttttggtttttcgcgGCTGggagggaggtgggaggaagtaccaaagaagtatcaaaaaagaccgggtgaggtgggacaaaaataaaacccggaacgcgatctaccaactgagacattaggagtagagatttttgTGATGTCGCTTGATATCATAAAATATACATTGCTTCGCTACTGGTTTATTTCTCTATCGTTCTGGTGGTGTCCACGCGCCCTGTCTCCTTGTGGTCTCCTCTCTCTTTTTGTTTCGTTCATATGATGATTGTGCTTGCTGGTGCTTTTCCAATAAAGGCCAAGGAGAAACAGATCATAAGTTGCAATGTTTTGCATACCCGGGAGAAATTTTATGTCAGTTTTTGATGTGTTAGAACGGTAATATGCAGACAATCCTCAACAAATGGTCTCTGTGTATTCTACAAGGACCAAGTTTTAGCCACTGACAAAGTCGCCCACTGTTCCATCGCATTAGATCTTGGAAACACTCTATTGATGTCTTAAAATTTTAAAATTAAAGATCGAGGCTGAGGGAAGATGTCGAACTTACGGCCAAAAACAACGGAGATTTCCATGCGGCAACCATAAAACCTAGACCGTTCATTGGCATTCGAATATAGTTGCATTGTGGGTGGGCAGCAGTAACCATCATGGACCAATTAACACATGGTCACCAAAACGTTGCTTTGGAGAAGCAATGGGTTCAGCGTGTCCTGCTACTATGGTCGGCAGATGGAAGCCATGgacttttttttgaaaaggaggatatacccccggcctctgcatcttgaCGATACATGCAGCTATTTTATTAATTAGTTACAAACAccatacaaagtaatacatcagtaagcctgaagccaccatctaggcaaccCGCATTGCTACTCTTATTCCCTTGATGAAAGTGTGCCGACAGTCCGAGTCTAATACACAACAGACATCACagcaaagcctaacatctaaaccCGGAATCCCCAGCCTAGCCACATACCGGTACTGGGTCACACACCGGCCCGGCGCACTCGCAGAGGCTGCCAACGCCACTGGTCCATCTCTAGAGATGGAACTGGCGCATCGACCTTGCCTGGcctgtcgtcgacgccaccacggcgccagaCAACTCCACCATCCTGCATGTATCCGTACACAGGCACCCGTTGCCGAACCTCCGCAGCGCCATGCCGCCGGGATCC
Above is a window of Triticum aestivum cultivar Chinese Spring chromosome 6B, IWGSC CS RefSeq v2.1, whole genome shotgun sequence DNA encoding:
- the LOC123133325 gene encoding phosphatidylglycerophosphate phosphatase PTPMT1 — encoded protein: MLLVPPSEWEGERGVSGEPDGARGVDEMPPALPSGREEERGVGDEAGVGGEMVSGGCDEAGSLGVKRAFVEVFAGALFSPTVMLNYGRSLIEPEFHWWDRIDKVNGSPWERF